The Planococcus donghaensis genome contains a region encoding:
- a CDS encoding VOC family protein — translation MTFSILHIDHVQVAAPAGQEEVASAFYADVLGMNPIEKPEALKGKGGAWFGFGNQQLHVGVEDPFSPAKKAHPAFRVAGYEEMKTHLRANNIEITEDDSIQGVERFFVFDPFGNRLEFLK, via the coding sequence ATGACATTTTCTATTTTACATATTGATCACGTTCAAGTAGCGGCACCTGCAGGACAAGAGGAAGTGGCAAGTGCGTTTTATGCGGATGTTTTAGGAATGAATCCAATTGAAAAGCCCGAAGCGTTAAAAGGAAAGGGAGGAGCTTGGTTTGGATTTGGCAATCAGCAATTGCATGTAGGAGTTGAAGATCCTTTCTCACCAGCGAAAAAAGCGCATCCGGCATTTCGCGTGGCGGGTTACGAGGAAATGAAAACACATTTACGAGCGAACAATATCGAAATAACAGAAGATGACAGTATTCAAGGCGTTGAACGTTTTTTTGTTTTCGACCCGTTTGGAAATCGTCTAGAGTTTTTAAAATAA